In Ornithinibacter aureus, the genomic stretch CGCCGCACGTCGTCGACACCTCCGCGTGCACCGGGGAGATCCACGACCAGGGCGCCCAGGTCACCCGGTGGGCACCGCGGGGGGCTGCGCCGGCGCTCTACGTGAGCAGCGCCGTGCGTCTGGCGCCGGGGCGGTCGATTCGCGCCGGGATCCCGGTGTGCTGGCCGTGGTTCGGCGCGGGGCAGCGGCCCGGCATGGAGCCGGCGCACGGATTCGCCCGCACGGCGCGCTGGGCCCTCGTCGACCGCACGGAGGACGCCGCCACCGGCGAGGTCACCTTCGTGCACCGCCTGACCTCCGACGCCGCCACCTCTGCGCACTTCCCGCAGCCGTATGCCGTGGAGCTGCGGTCGCGCTTCGGCGCCACCCTCGAGGTGTCGTTGACGACGACCAACACCGGGCCGGAGCCCTTCGAGATCGACGAGGCGCTGCACACCTACCTCGCCGTCGGCGACGTGCGCGAGATCGCCGTCGAGGGCCTGGACGGCGCCGCCTACTTCGACAAGGTGACGGGGACGGAGAAGGTGCACCACGGCATCCTCGAGTTCGCCGGTGAGACCGACTCGGTGTTCCGCAGCAGCGGGCCGGTGATGCTGCACGACCCGGGGTTGGAGCGCCGCCTCATCGTGCGCACCGAGGGCGCGGGCAACCTCGTCATCTGGAACCCGTGGGACGCCAAGGCCCGCGAGGTGGCCGACATCGGCGACGACGACTGGAGCCAGTTCGTCTGCATCGAGGCCGCCAACGTCCTCGAGAACGCCGTGACCCTCGCCCCGGGGGAGTCGCACACGCTGACCTACCGACTGGAGCTCGAGTCCGATGACTGACCCTGCCGCCTCCACTGCTGACGCCGCCGTGTCCCCCGCCCAGTCCTGGCTGGACACCCCCGGCCACCGCGAGTGGCTGCGTTTCCGGTTCGCCGACGTGCTGACCTTCGCGCTGCCCTCGATCCTGCCCGGCGGCGGCTTCGCCTACCAGGATGCCGACGGCTCACCGATGCCGGGACGCCCGCCGCAGCTTTTCCTCACCGCCCGCATGGCGTACGCCTCCTCGATCGGGGTGCGCCACGGCATCCCCGGTTCCGGCGAGCTGCTCGACCACGCGATGGAGTCGCTCGTCGGGCTGCACGCCGACACCGAGCACGGCGGCTGGTTCACGCAGCCGGGCACCGTGACCCGCAAGGCGACGTACGACCACGTGCACGTCGGGCTGGCGTCGGCCAACGCGCTCACGGTCGGGCACCCGCTGGCCGCCGGGCTGCTGGAGCAGGTCATCGAGGTCATCGACACGCGGCTGTGGGACGAGTCGACGCAGACCCTGCTCGAGTCCTTCGCCCCCGACTGGTCGGACTGCGAGGACTACCGCGGAGCCAACGCCAACATGCACGGCCTCGAGGCGTTCCTCGCGATGGGAACGGCGACGGGGGATGCCGTGTGGCACCGTCGCGGGTTGGCCATCGCTGACCGCTTGATCAACGTCGCTGCGCGGGAGCAGGACTGGTTGCTGCCCGAGCACTTCACCGCTGACTGGACGGTGCTGCCCGACTACAACATCGACGAGCCGAACCACCCGTTCCGCCCGTACGGGGCGACGTTCGGGCACTCGCTGGAGTGGGCCCGCTTCCTGCTCCAGCTCGACGAGTCACCGCTCGTGGAGTCGCCGTCGTGGCTGGTGGAGGCGGCTGACGGGCTGACCCGACGGGCGCTCGACGGCGGCTGGGAGGTCGACGGCCGCCCCGGGCTGGTCTACACCGTCGACTGGGACGGCGACGCCGTGGCCGACGTGCGGCTGCACTGGCCGATCTGCGAGGGCATCCAGGCGTCGGCGTACCTGCTGCGCCGCACCGGCGACCAGCACTGGGAGGGCTGGTACCGGCGGCTGTGGGACCACGCGGCCCGCTACTTCATCGACGAGAACGGTGCCTGGCGCAACGAGCTCGACGAGAACATGGAGCAGGGCACGCAGGTGTGGCCCGGCCGGCCCGACGTCTACCACTGCACCGGAGCCCTGACGACACCCCTCGCCGTCTGACCGGCACCGCCCGCGGTCTGACGCGCCAACCCCGGGTCCTGGCCCAAGTCGAGAGTAGGCGAATCGCCGTCTGCCCTCTGCCCTGCACGGCGATTCTCCTACTCTCGACTGCGTCCTGAGAACGAGCCTCAGGCGAGGGCGACGAGGTCGTCGGGGTCCTCGGTCGGCAGCCCGGGCGCAGCCGTCGCGGTGACCTCGAACGTCGTCGGCCCGCTCACGCCGCCGAGGCTGCTGAGGATGGCCACGTCCGCGGCATCCCGACCCGTCCCGATGCGCACCATTGAGCGACGTGGGGCGAGCCGGGTCGCGTCGAACAGGAACCACTGCCCGTCGACGGCGATCTCGGCGACGGCGTGCGCGTCCATCGGCGACAGACCCGGCGCGTACACCGAGACGTAGCGGGCCGGCATCCCGACGGCGCGTGCCAGCGCGACGACGAGGTGGGCATAGTCGCGGCACACCCCGAGGCCACCGAGCAGGGGTGTGAGGGCGTCGTCGGTCGCGACCGTGCTGCCCGGGGTGTAGCTGAGGCGGTCGTGCACCCACGACACGATCCGGCGAGCGCGCTCGGCATCCGACTCGATGTGCCCGAACTCCGCGCTCGCGAGCCCGCTGAGCCGGTCGCTCGGGCAGTAGCGGCTGGGCAGCACGTAGGAGAACGCGTCGGCGTCGCTGACCTGCTCGGGGGTGGCTGCTCCCGCCACCGCGACGGTCGCGTCGTAGGTCAGCGTGACCTCGCCCTGCGGGGCGTCGATGACGTGCAGCCGCATTCCGCGGTCGAGCGGCACCTCGCGATGGGGCACCACGGTGCCGTCGGATGCCGTGAGCGTCACCGACTCGGTGCTCGCCGCCTGCTCGGCGAGGTGGTCGGCGACGGCCACGGAGACGGCGAGGCGACCGGCGACCTCGACGGGGATGACGAGCTGCGTTTGGACGGTGACGGATTCGGTCTGCTGGGCGTTCACGGGTGTCTCCGGCGAGGTGGAAGGGAGGAGGCGGCGATCACCAGGGGTGGGGGGCGAAGTTCTTGAGGAAGACGCCGTGCAGGTCCTCGCCGGCCTCGCCGCGCACGATCGGGTCGTACACGCGGGCGGCGCCGTCGACGAGGTCCAAGGGTGCGTGCCAGCCCTCGGCGGCGATCCGCAGCTTCTCGTCGTGCGGGCGTTCGTCGGTGATCCACCCGGTGTCGACGGCGGTCATGAGGATGCCGTCGGTCTCGAGCATCTCGGCGGCGCTGGTGCGGGTCAGCATGTTCAGGGCGGCCTTGGCCATGTTCGTGTGGGGGTGACCCGCTCCCTTGTAGCGCCGCGAGAACTGGCCCTCCATCGCCGACACGTTGACGACGTAGGTGCGTCGAGCGGGCGAGGCCGCCAGTGACGGCCGTAGCCGCGAGACCAGCAGGAACGGCGCGGTCGAGTTGCAGAGCTGTACCTCGAGCAGTTCGAGCGGGTCGACCTCGGAGACGGTCTGGGTCCACGAGTTGGTGCGCTGGAGGTCGGGCAGCAAGCCGCCGGCGTCGATGGCCGTGCCGGCGACGTGGGCCTCGAGGCTGGCCTGCCCGGCGCGCAGGGCGAGCTTGGTCATCGAGGCGGCGTCGAGGTCGGCGTGGGGGACGGGGTGCTTCGCGAGGCTGCCGAGCAGGGCTGCGGGGTGGGCCTCGCTGATCCGGTCGAAGGTGACGAGCTCGGGCATCGGCTCGTGGGTGTCGAGCGGTTCGTCCTCGCCGTGGACGAGGTGGGAGTAGGAGCCCGGGCTGCGGCGCACGGTCTGTGCGGCGTTGTTGATGAGGATGTCGAGCGGCCCGGCGGCGGCGACGTCGTCGGCGAGGGCGATCACCTGGGTGGGGTCGCGCAGGTCGATGCCGACGATCTTCAGCCGGTCGATCCACTCGGGGCTGTCGGCGAGCTCGGTGAAGCGGCGCACGGCGTCACGCGGGAAGCGGGTCGTGATCGTCATGTGCGCCCCGTCGCGCAGCAGCATGAGCGCGATGTACATGCCGATCTTGGCGCGCCCCCCCGTGAGGAGGGCGCGGCGGCCGGTGAGGTCGGTGCGCTGGTCGCGCTTGACATGCGACATCGCGGCACAGGCCGGGCACAGCCAGTGGTAGAACGCGTCGACGAGGGTGTAGTCGGCGTGGCAGATGTAGCAGCCGCGGGGGGTGTTCAGCTCGCCGGCGTAGGCGCCGGGTGCGCTCGACACGAGGCGGATGCCGCGCGTCTCGTCGTCGATGCGCATGGGTGAGCCGGTGGCGGTGCTGGCGAGCACCGCGGCGTCGGCCTCCTGCTGGGGACGGCGGGCGTGGGCGCGGCGGGACTTGCGGATCTTGCGGTACATCCGGCCGGTCGCCTGCTTGACGACGTGGATGTCTGGGTGGCCCGCGGGTAGCTCGGTCAGTTCCTCCAGGACGCGAAGGGTGGTCGCGAGGTCGTCCGGGTCGATCCCCCGGGGCTGTTCATCCACTGCTCGAGGGTACGGGCGCGGCCAGCGTTCCCCCGCATCGGTGACGGTGCTGGTGAGGTCCGCTGGGCTGGTCACCCTCAGCAGATCACCAGAGCGTCCGGATGCCGGGGAGCCCGCAGAACGCTCTGTCCTTGGTGATCAGGGTCAGTGACTCCGTCATGGCCTGGGCCGCGAGCATGCGGTCGAAGGGGTCTCGGTGCTCCCACTCAAGGCGCCCGGCGAGGATCGCGTGTGCTGCCGTGATCGGTAGTTCGGAGGCACCCAGACGGTCGAGGGCGCGTGCATACGTCGACACGATCGCGTCAGCCTGGGGGAGCCTGCCGAGCCGCTGCTTCGTGGAGATCTCCCACGCAGTGGCCGCCGAGACCACAAGGCGCTGGTCGGCATCCGCCATGACCCGCCTCGCCTGTGTTCCCAACGACGCCGGGTCCGTCAGGGCCCACAGCATCGCATGGGTGTCGAGGAGGTAGGTCACGCCTCGCCTTCCCAGGCCTGGATCTCGACCCCGGGAAGATCAGCGAAGAATTCTGCTGGCACCTGGTAATCGATGAAACCGAGCTCGCGTTCGCCACGGGGCCGGGCCGGCACCAGTCGCGCCACGGGTTGGTCGCCGCGCGCGATGACGACCTCATCACCCTGCTCCACGGCAGCGAGCAGCGCTGACAGATGGGTCTTGGCGTACTGAACCTTGACGGTGGTCATACCAATCAGACTAGGTTGGTCAACTGCGTTGGTCAACAACTGTTCACAGTGGGAGCCGCCTCAGGGGCGCAGGGGCGCGCTCAGGTCGTGCTCTGCGCGGCGTCGACGAGGGTGGTGACGCGGTCGCGGATGTCCTCGAGCTCGCTGACCTCCAGGCCGAGGCGGGCGATGATCGCCTGCGGGATCTTCTCGGCCTTGCGCCGCAGGCGGCGCCCGGCCGGGGTGAGGCTGACGGCGAGGGCGCGGTCGTCGCGGGGGTCGCGGTCGCGCACGACGAAGCCGCTGGTCTCGAGGCGCTTGAGCAGGGGAGACAGCGTCGCCGGCTCCAGGTTGAGTCGCTCGGCGAGTTCGGAGACCCGCAGCGGCTCGCTCTCCCAGAGGGCGAGCATCACGAGGTACTGCGGGTGGGTCAGCCCCATCGGCTCCAGCAGTGGCCGGTAGAGCCCGATGACGGTGCGCGAGGCGACGGCCAGCGCGAAGCAGACCTGACGATCGAGCGCGAGGAGGTTCCCGGCATCCGGGGTCTTGTCGGTAGGGGGGGTGGAGGTCTGCGGGCTCACGGATTTCATCCTACGGCTGCGGGCCGCTAACTTAGGGGCCGAACAGTTAGTGGACTAACAAAAGGACAGACATGGCCAAGGCGGACCGTGAAGGGCTCTCACTGGGCTACCGGATCATGTGGCGCATCAAGTACGCGGGGCTGCACGTCTTCGGCCCCGCCCAGCTCGGCACCGAGAACGACCCGCAGGCCCGGCTCATCCGGCAGCGCGAGGCCAAGGTCGCCGCCGCCCGCGATGCAAGGCTCGCCCGCGAGGCCGACTGACCGGCATCATCGCGTCAGCGACGTCCTGGAGGGCAAACCACGATGGCCGAACCACGGCCCGCAGCCCACGAGATGCGTTCTGCGCGTGACCGGGTTCGTGCTCGCGCCGCTCCTGGTCGCCGTGGCGATCGGCCCGTCGATCGTCCCGGTCGGCGATGTCGAGGACCTCACCGCGGAACAGCTGCGCGACTGGTCCGTCGCCTCCGTCAACATCGCGGTGGCCTCGGCCATCTCGCTGAAGGCCGTGCCCGAGAGGTTCGAGGGCGCCTTCGACATCGTCTTCACGCGCATCCCACCCTTGCCCCTCAAGGCTCAGCCGCCTCGCGCAGCAGTGGCGCGACCACGGGGCGCCGGTCACGACGGGACAGTTCCCGGCGGGACTGAACCTGCCGCATGACACGGTGGACCCGGCGCAACCCTCAGGCGATGTCGCGGTCACCCACCCGTGTCCCGTCGCGCCCTGGCCGGCGAAGCGCTCAGCACACCCATCGAACCAGCACCGGAGGCAACACTTATGAGCACCCCCACACCCCGCGAAGTCCGCCTCGTCTCGCGCCCTGTCGGCTGGCCCACGCACGCCGACTTCGAGGTCGTCGAGAGTTGCGTGCCCGAGGTGGGTGATGGGCAGATTCGCGTGCGCAACACCGTCATGTCGGTCGACCCCTACATGCGCGGGCGGATGAGCGCCGCGAAGTCCTACGCCGACCCCTACGTGATCGGGGAGGCGATGACCGGCGGCGCCGTCGGCGTCGTCGAGGAGTCGCGCGCCGACGGGTTCGCCGTCGGTGACCACGTGCTGCACGGGCTCGGGTGGCGTGAGGTGGCTGTGCTGGATGCCGCGTCGGCGCGTCGGGTGGATGCCGCGGCTCCCGATTCGGCGTACCTCGGCGTTCTCGGGATGACGGGGTTGACGGCCTACGCAGGCCTGACCCGTATCGCCGCGCTTCAGCCCGGTGACGTCGTCTTCGTCTCGGGCGCAGCCGGTGCCGTGGGCAGCGCGGTCGGCCAGATCGCGAAGGCGCTCGGGGCAAGCCGCGTCATCGGCAGCGCCGGGTCGCCCGAGAAGGTGCGCCACGTCGTCGAGGACCTCGGATTCGACGCGGCGTTCGACTACAAGGCTGCTCCGGTATCGGGGCAGTTGCGCGAGGCCGCGCCGGACGGCATCGACGTCTACTTCGACAACGTCGGCGGCGAGCACCTCGAGGCCGCGATCGGGTCGCTGCGCCTCGCTGGCCGCATCGCCGTCTGTGGGATGATCTCGGTCTACAACGACACCGAGGCTGCTCCAGGGCCGCGAAACCTCGCCCGGCTGATCCAGACCCGCGGTTGTATCCGAGGCTTCCTCGTCGGCGACCACTACGACCTCGCGGGGGAGTACGCCAAGCGGGCGGCCGGTTGGTTGGCCTCGGGTGAACTGCAGTCGCGTGAGACGTTCGTCGACGGCATCGCCCACGCGGTGGACGCCTTCCTCGGGGTCCTGCGGGGCGAGAACACCGGCAAGATGATCGTCCGACTCTGACCTCGTCCATGACAGTTCTGAGGTCGGTGCTGCTGTTCGTGCTGGCTGCCGTCGCGGAGATCGGTGGTGCCTGGCTGATCTGGCAGGGCGTACGCGAACACCGTGGGTGGGTGTGGATCGGCGCCGGGGTCGTGGCGCTCGGGCTCTACGGGTTCGTCGCCACCCTTCAGCCGGACGCTAACTTCGGGCGCATCCTCGCGGCCTCCGGGGGCGTCTTCGTGGCGGGATCGCTCGCCTGGGCCATGGTTCTCGACGGCTTTCGCCCTGACCGCTACGACGTGGCCGGCGCGTTGCTCTGCCTCGTCGGCGTCGCGGTCATCATGTACGCGCCGCGCTCCGCCTGACGCCCGCTGCCGAAGGCCTGGCCAGGGTCTGAATCGAGAGAACCTCTTGTTCACAGGTGGCGTCGGTCGTCACCGTGTTGGTTCGGGAGCACCGTCGCGGTGATCGGCTTCGACAGGCACTCGGGGCCGGTGACGTCCTTACCGATCCCGCGGCCATGTTGGCGTGTCGGGCCAGAAACACCGTTCGGCGACTCTCCCTCTGACAGTTCGCCGCCGACGGTAGCGTGGCGGTGTGACGCCTTGGGGATCGATCAGGCCGCTACGTGTTGGTGGTCTCGTGGCGGTCGGATTCCTGGACGAGCAGCGCATCATCGTCGGGAGCCATGATGGGCTCGGCGTTCTGGATGCGGCGACAGGTGCTGTGCTCGACAGGTCTGAAGATCCCTCAGGTGACTACGCGTGGTTCCACGAGCCACCACCGACCGCGTTCTACGAGGACGGTGAGGGGCTACACCGGGTGCCCGTGGCCGGGTTATGGGGTGGCGTGTTGTCCTCGACGACGCGTGACGGCTGGAGCTGCCGAATGACCCCTCGGGGTGTGGAGTTGGCCGGGCCCAACGGTAGTGGGTTCGTTGTCGATGACGAAGAGGCGCCACGAGCCTGCGGATTCTCACCACTGGGCCGCGTCTTCGTCTTCGCGACCTCCCCCACCCTCCATGTCGGGGTCCGCACCTTGACTTGAGCGGTGCTCGAGCAGGAACGTGGCCGCTCGGATCGCGGCATGAGGGGACGTACGAGTCTTGCAGAGTGCGCCGTGACGGTGGGCGCGGCATTGAGGGCAAGAACTCGACCAGCTCGGAGCCACCGCCGCAGCCCTCGGCCTCACCGGCACCTGAACAGAAACTCCTCCCAGGGCTCGGCACCGGGCAAGGGCTCTGGCGCATCAAAGAACGCTTTTCGTCGTCCACCACCAACTTCACCCGGCCGAACTCACCGCGTTCGACACCACCGAACGGAGGAAGGGCGAAAACCCTTGGGTTCAGGACTCCTGATCCCCCCGTCGGCGTCCTTCTGCGTTTGCTCGCCTCGGTCATTGCGCGCGTCACGGTACGGGGCGCAGGAACACATCCTCGAACTGCTTCTGGGCGCGTTTCGTACGTATGGCGCGGATCGTTCGCTGGCGTTCGGTCAGAGTCGGGTTTTCGAGGTTGAAGTAGCCAGTGTCGAAACGGTTCTCGCCGGTCGGGAAGCTCTGCTGGCGAAGGCGATCGACGAGCGTGGTGCAATAGGCAAGGAGCGTGCGAAAGCTGTCCGGATCGCGTTCGGCGTCACTCGCGTACAGTTCGCGAACAGCCGTCTCCTCATCCTCGTAATGGGTTCGCGCGGTGTCATCCAGCTCCCAGAAGAGGCGCAACGCGAGTGCACGATCACATCGCGGATGCGAGACCACTGCGAGCGGAACTGCGAACCCGTCGTCCCAGTTGTACGCGCTCATCAGTTCCCACAGCGCTCCCTCGTCGGGAAGGGCAGCGACCAGACTCGGCAATTGAGCGTGTTCAGTGCAATCGTGCTGGATGATCGCGGCGACGTCGTCACGCATGATGATCCCTTCATGGTTGGGCGATACCTCTCCCACGGAGGTCGTATCCCTGTAGTTCCTCAGGCGAGTGCATCGAAGGCGACAATCGCGAAGAGCACGGCCGGGCCCATAGCGAGGAGAAGGATCCACCGGACGCGACGCCTTCCCAGTCGTGTGTGCGGGAGCCGTGCGGTCGCGTACCAGGCGGCGAGCAGCGCCAGGGCGAAGGGAAGATAGAGCGCCCACAGTCCGACATCGATCTGCCCTCGCCCGTTCCGGCGTGTCGGCATCTCCACGTTCGCACGCTCCGGAGCTATGAGCTGCACGACGACGGCGCCGAGCAGCAGCAGCCCGGCGATTCCGTACATGACCACACGTAACCGACGAGATGATTCCGGCGCGGCGTTCTCGGGGGCTGTCCGGTGCTCAGTCACGGGCACGCCGTATCTGAGGTTGTCGAGCTCCTCCTGACGAGCACGTTCTTCTTCACCGGAGCGGATGATGTTGCGTAGCTCATCCAGGGTGATCCGCGAGGCGTCACCCGTTACCTCCCCGTCGTCGGGTTCGGCGAACGTATCGCAGAGGATGTAGCCGAAGCCTTGGGCATCCCAGCCCGACAGTAGGTCCAAGATGCCTGCCGCGCCGCTGTCGTACCAGTCGTTGGTGAACATCTCGACATCGAGCACCGGAGCGCCCACGGCGATCAGCACCCGCAGTTCGCTGAACCCCAGCCCCGTCGCATCCTTCAAGCCGGTCAGCACACGTGCGGGTGCGGTAGCGCCGTCGATGAATACATGCAGCCGCGGTGAGGAGAGATCATTCACTGCGGCGTTCCCTTTGTCGTCGTGTCGTTGGAGTGTGCGGGAGGCGGCCCCTGCACCCCGCACCGCAGCTCTTCCAGATCAGGCTCCTATCGCGTCTGCCAGGGCGAATCGGTTGAGCGACGCAGGGATCGATACGTTCGGTGGCAGCGGATGGATGCCGGTGATCCAGCCGTTTCGTAGGCGATGGTCCGACTCATCTGTTGTCAGTGTTCGCCGTGTCCATGCTGTCTATTCTAGAGACCCCTTCCCGGCGGCCTCCGATCATGTGCCGATCGCGTGAATGGTGTCAATGGGCAACGAGTCTGGGGTGCGGGTGTCGGCTGGCTTCGCCGTCTGCACGACCCATGTGGACTTCCCCCCGAAGCGTGTAGGTATCAGCTATAAGGAGATGCTGTGCCTGAGACACGTAAGAAGTACGACCGTGAGTTCCGTGAGGGGGCTGTACGGATCGTCGAGGAGACCAACAAGCCGATCGCTGCCGTCGCGCGCGATCTCGGCGTCAACGAAGGGACCCTGGGCAACTGGGTTACCCGGGCTCGCGCCGAGCGTGAGGGACGCGGCGAAATGTCGGCCGGTGACATCGAGGAGTTGAAGCGGCTACGCGCGGAGAACGCCGAGCTGCGGATGGAGCGTGATGTCCTCAAGCGATCCGTGGTCCTGTGGGTGAAGGAGGCGACGAAGTGAGCGTGGCACGCTTCGTGGTCGACCAGAGGACCAACTACCAGGTGCCCGTCGCGTTCACCTGCGCGCTGCTCGGGATCTCGATCTCGTGGTTCTACAAGTGGCTACCTCGGACGGCCATCGCGACCGGCCTGTACACCAAGCGGGACCTGCGCCGCGACACCATGGACCGGGCGGTGAAGGTCATGTTCGACAAAAACCGCGGGTTGCACGGGTCCCCGCGGCTGGTGCTCGACCTGCGCGAGGAGGGGTGGACGGTCAGTGAGAAGACGGTCGCGAACTCGATGCGCCGGCAAGGGTTGATCGCTCGGAAGATCAAGCGCCGCAACGGATTAACGAAGCAAGATAAGTCGAAGGCGCCGTTCCCGGACTTGATTCGCCGGGACTTCACCGCGACCGCGGTCAACCAGCGCTGGGTCGGTGATATCACCGAGATCCCGACCGCGGCCGGGAAGCTGTACCTGGCCACCGTGATCGACCTGTACTCCCGCCGACTGATCGGGGCCGCGACGTCGCTGCACCCGAACGCGGAACTGGCCAAGGCCGCGATCACCATGGCCGTAACGGTCCGCGGCGGCAAAGAGGCGATCTGGAAGGAGGAGGAATCAGAGCGGTCATTTTCCACTCTGACCGCGGCTCGACCTACACCGCGGATCTGTTCACCCGCGCATGCCGAAACCTCGGGATCCGCCAATCCATGGGACGCGTCGGATCGTGCTTCGATAATGCGGCCGCGGAGGCGTTCTTCTCCAGCCTCGAGTGGGAAGTCCTCTCCCGCAACGAGTTCCGAAACACCACCGAAGCCGCTACCGTGGTCTCGGACTGGTGCTGGAACTTCTACAACACCGACCGCCGCCACAGCGCCGCATCGATGATGTCACCCATCAACTACGAAAACGCTGCCCTCACCCCGAGAGCAGCCGCCTAAGAGACAACCTCCACGATTCGGGGGGAACCACACATGCCGCCCCCCGCGATTCCCAGCCCCTTCCCACATCGAAGCTGGAAGGCATGGGGGCTCATCCCAATCGAGGGTGTAGGAGCTGGGTCTGAAGCCGCCGGATTCGAGCAGGCATCTGGCGATGTAGTTGGTGAGGTTGCGGAACCCGGGAGCGGAGCCGCGGAGGTGCTCGAGGCGACCGTTGATGGGTTCCGGTGGGTCCGTTGCTGGTGCCGGGGCGCTCGAAGTAGGCCAGGACAGCCCCGCCAGCCCAGGTCGACGAGTGTTGGGAGAGGCCCTTTGAGCACGATCGGCGATTCATACTCGCTGACGGCGGTTGCACAGTC encodes the following:
- a CDS encoding D-hexose-6-phosphate mutarotase; amino-acid sequence: MDAALPPPHVVDTSACTGEIHDQGAQVTRWAPRGAAPALYVSSAVRLAPGRSIRAGIPVCWPWFGAGQRPGMEPAHGFARTARWALVDRTEDAATGEVTFVHRLTSDAATSAHFPQPYAVELRSRFGATLEVSLTTTNTGPEPFEIDEALHTYLAVGDVREIAVEGLDGAAYFDKVTGTEKVHHGILEFAGETDSVFRSSGPVMLHDPGLERRLIVRTEGAGNLVIWNPWDAKAREVADIGDDDWSQFVCIEAANVLENAVTLAPGESHTLTYRLELESDD
- a CDS encoding AGE family epimerase/isomerase, yielding MTDPAASTADAAVSPAQSWLDTPGHREWLRFRFADVLTFALPSILPGGGFAYQDADGSPMPGRPPQLFLTARMAYASSIGVRHGIPGSGELLDHAMESLVGLHADTEHGGWFTQPGTVTRKATYDHVHVGLASANALTVGHPLAAGLLEQVIEVIDTRLWDESTQTLLESFAPDWSDCEDYRGANANMHGLEAFLAMGTATGDAVWHRRGLAIADRLINVAAREQDWLLPEHFTADWTVLPDYNIDEPNHPFRPYGATFGHSLEWARFLLQLDESPLVESPSWLVEAADGLTRRALDGGWEVDGRPGLVYTVDWDGDAVADVRLHWPICEGIQASAYLLRRTGDQHWEGWYRRLWDHAARYFIDENGAWRNELDENMEQGTQVWPGRPDVYHCTGALTTPLAV
- a CDS encoding transglutaminase-like domain-containing protein, which gives rise to MNAQQTESVTVQTQLVIPVEVAGRLAVSVAVADHLAEQAASTESVTLTASDGTVVPHREVPLDRGMRLHVIDAPQGEVTLTYDATVAVAGAATPEQVSDADAFSYVLPSRYCPSDRLSGLASAEFGHIESDAERARRIVSWVHDRLSYTPGSTVATDDALTPLLGGLGVCRDYAHLVVALARAVGMPARYVSVYAPGLSPMDAHAVAEIAVDGQWFLFDATRLAPRRSMVRIGTGRDAADVAILSSLGGVSGPTTFEVTATAAPGLPTEDPDDLVALA
- a CDS encoding SDR family oxidoreductase yields the protein MDEQPRGIDPDDLATTLRVLEELTELPAGHPDIHVVKQATGRMYRKIRKSRRAHARRPQQEADAAVLASTATGSPMRIDDETRGIRLVSSAPGAYAGELNTPRGCYICHADYTLVDAFYHWLCPACAAMSHVKRDQRTDLTGRRALLTGGRAKIGMYIALMLLRDGAHMTITTRFPRDAVRRFTELADSPEWIDRLKIVGIDLRDPTQVIALADDVAAAGPLDILINNAAQTVRRSPGSYSHLVHGEDEPLDTHEPMPELVTFDRISEAHPAALLGSLAKHPVPHADLDAASMTKLALRAGQASLEAHVAGTAIDAGGLLPDLQRTNSWTQTVSEVDPLELLEVQLCNSTAPFLLVSRLRPSLAASPARRTYVVNVSAMEGQFSRRYKGAGHPHTNMAKAALNMLTRTSAAEMLETDGILMTAVDTGWITDERPHDEKLRIAAEGWHAPLDLVDGAARVYDPIVRGEAGEDLHGVFLKNFAPHPW
- a CDS encoding type II toxin-antitoxin system VapC family toxin, translated to MTYLLDTHAMLWALTDPASLGTQARRVMADADQRLVVSAATAWEISTKQRLGRLPQADAIVSTYARALDRLGASELPITAAHAILAGRLEWEHRDPFDRMLAAQAMTESLTLITKDRAFCGLPGIRTLW
- a CDS encoding type II toxin-antitoxin system Phd/YefM family antitoxin, whose product is MTTVKVQYAKTHLSALLAAVEQGDEVVIARGDQPVARLVPARPRGERELGFIDYQVPAEFFADLPGVEIQAWEGEA
- a CDS encoding MarR family winged helix-turn-helix transcriptional regulator yields the protein MSPQTSTPPTDKTPDAGNLLALDRQVCFALAVASRTVIGLYRPLLEPMGLTHPQYLVMLALWESEPLRVSELAERLNLEPATLSPLLKRLETSGFVVRDRDPRDDRALAVSLTPAGRRLRRKAEKIPQAIIARLGLEVSELEDIRDRVTTLVDAAQSTT
- a CDS encoding NADP-dependent oxidoreductase; its protein translation is MSTPTPREVRLVSRPVGWPTHADFEVVESCVPEVGDGQIRVRNTVMSVDPYMRGRMSAAKSYADPYVIGEAMTGGAVGVVEESRADGFAVGDHVLHGLGWREVAVLDAASARRVDAAAPDSAYLGVLGMTGLTAYAGLTRIAALQPGDVVFVSGAAGAVGSAVGQIAKALGASRVIGSAGSPEKVRHVVEDLGFDAAFDYKAAPVSGQLREAAPDGIDVYFDNVGGEHLEAAIGSLRLAGRIAVCGMISVYNDTEAAPGPRNLARLIQTRGCIRGFLVGDHYDLAGEYAKRAAGWLASGELQSRETFVDGIAHAVDAFLGVLRGENTGKMIVRL
- a CDS encoding YnfA family protein, with protein sequence MTVLRSVLLFVLAAVAEIGGAWLIWQGVREHRGWVWIGAGVVALGLYGFVATLQPDANFGRILAASGGVFVAGSLAWAMVLDGFRPDRYDVAGALLCLVGVAVIMYAPRSA
- a CDS encoding DUF4274 domain-containing protein, with translation MRDDVAAIIQHDCTEHAQLPSLVAALPDEGALWELMSAYNWDDGFAVPLAVVSHPRCDRALALRLFWELDDTARTHYEDEETAVRELYASDAERDPDSFRTLLAYCTTLVDRLRQQSFPTGENRFDTGYFNLENPTLTERQRTIRAIRTKRAQKQFEDVFLRPVP
- a CDS encoding transposase, with amino-acid sequence MPETRKKYDREFREGAVRIVEETNKPIAAVARDLGVNEGTLGNWVTRARAEREGRGEMSAGDIEELKRLRAENAELRMERDVLKRSVVLWVKEATK
- a CDS encoding integrase core domain-containing protein, which produces MGRVGSCFDNAAAEAFFSSLEWEVLSRNEFRNTTEAATVVSDWCWNFYNTDRRHSAASMMSPINYENAALTPRAAA